The following proteins are co-located in the Pelecanus crispus isolate bPelCri1 chromosome 5, bPelCri1.pri, whole genome shotgun sequence genome:
- the VCAM1 gene encoding vascular cell adhesion protein 1, whose protein sequence is MCFGVSVAASTVQLSFDEDANVGAAAVREKAEKVVPEADVLPVGQREPYFLWYDSHLNVNVTRNAKIDVENATEFMYVLPIVVKAFEMEIVPADRIVAQIGETLVLTCNTTGCASPSFSWRTQMDNPLGGTVNSHGTYSTLTMNPVSIANSHDYLCTVFCGEKGKKEKSIKVELYSFPSDPIIEISRSVGAGEPVTVICKIPDVYPPDRLEVLLKKEEQVLLEKNFYDHGRTNTQTKTVTYSFNPTADDIGKEIACVAGLPIAEMDFEPKERVTSQKLNTNFGPQNTVITASPGNSPMVGDSLKLTCVTESNPPPQIVWRKHLADESIQHLVEKNVLSIPRARFADSGLYICEVINLVTNETEKATVDIVIQGAPSIAELSIEPSATVQEGEAVSIQCSAESNPPPNIILRRKSDSGDLRPYAEGRIFLPSVTFLDGGNYECVAENKFGKSKREIVFNVEYGPKNTMISVIPAAAVKEGETVMMNCTSSGNPAPVISWKKKNATGESEKIFQDAILTLQNIQSQDLGLYECEAYNQFGKEEKAVELLLQVPPQNVTVSVYPSENVKEGENVTIICSTYSNPPPQMILKKVHRENEIILPSVNGTFILYNVTKNDTGRYLLDVFNEVGNNIQVIEIAVEGRKIGRKTSNPTSDYCILLRNSNSSAYSCNFDLRVKTRKDKWILQSCKSTQTESVIARI, encoded by the exons aTGTGCTTTGGTGTTTCTGTAGCAGCTTCTACTGTCCAGCTATCCTTTGATGAGGATGCAAATGTAGGGGCAGCTGCAGtcagggaaaaagcagaaaaagtagTTCCTGAAGCAGACGTGCTGCCTGTAGGCCAGCGGGAGCCTTATTTCCTCTGGTACGACTCTCACCTGAACGTG AACGTGACAAGAAATGCTAAAATAGATGTTGAGAATGCTACTGAGTTCATGTATGTTCTCCCTATTGTAGTTAAAGCTTTTGAAATGGAGATTGTACCTGCTGACAGAATTGTTGCACAGATTGGAGAAACACTCGTGCTCACATGCAATACTACTGGCTGTGCATCACCAAGTTTTTCCTGGAGAACCCAGATGGACAACCCCCTTGGAGGAACAGTGAACAGCCATGGGACATACTCAACCTTGACTATGAATCCAGTTAGCATTGCGAATTCTCACGATTATCTGTGTACTGTCTTCTGTggtgagaaagggaaaaaagagaagagtaTCAAAGTTGAACTTTACT CTTTCCCCAGTGATCCTATCATTGAGATCAGCCGATCTGTAGGTGCTGGAGAACCAGTCACTGTCATCTGTAAAATTCCTGATGTGTATCCTCCTGATCGCCTGGAAGTACTCCTAAAGAAAGAGGAACAGGTTCTTCTTGAGAAAAATTTTTATGACCATGGCCGCACAAATACACAGACCAAAACTGTGACATATTCTTTTAATCCCACGGCTGATGATATTGGGAAAGAGATTGCCTGTGTGGCCGGTTTACCAATTGCTGAAATGGACTTTGAACCCAAAGAAAGAGTAACTTCTCAGAAACTGAATACAAact TTGGTCCACAAAATACTGTCATTACTGCATCTCCAGGCAACTCGCCCATGGTGGGAGACTCTCTAAAGCTCACTTGTGTGACTGAGAGCAATCCACCACCACAAATAGTTTGGAGAAAACATCTGGCTGATGAAAGCATTCAGCATCTGGTAGAAAAGAATGTCCTTTCTATTCCCCGTGCCCGTTTCGCTGATTCAGGACTGTACATCTGTGAAGTCATTAATCTGGTGACtaatgaaacagagaaagcaacTGTGGACATCGTTATACAAG GTGCTCCAAGCATTGCAGAACTCTCCATTGAGCCTTCTGCAACAGTTCAAGAAGGAGAAGCTGTTTCCATACAATGTTCTGCTGAGAGTAACCCTCCTCCCAATATCATTTTAAGGAGAAAATCTGACAGTGGAGACCTGCGGCCTTACGCTGAGGGGagaattttccttccttctgtgaCATTCCTAGATGGAGGAAACTACGAATGTGTAGCAGAAAATAAGTTTGGGAAAAGTAAACGTGAAATAGTATTTAATGTGGAAT ATGGACCGAAGAATACAATGATCTCTGTtatccctgctgctgctgttaaagAAGGAGAAACTGTGATGATGAATTGTACTAGTTCTGGCAATCCGGCTCCAGTGAtctcttggaagaaaaagaacgCCACTGGGGAGTCTGAGAAAATTTTTCAAGATGCAATTTTAACTCTACAGAACATACAAAGTCAAGATCTGGGGCTTTATGAATGTGAAGCTTATAACCAATttggcaaagaagaaaaagctgtggaaTTACTTCTTCAAG ttccTCCCCAAAATGTTACTGTGTCAGTGTATCCATCAGAAAATGtcaaagaaggagaaaatgtcACTATTATATGTAGCACATACAGTAACCCACCACCACAGATGATCCTGAAAAAAGTCCATCGGGAGAATGAGATTATTCTGCCATCAGTGAATGGAACCTTTATACTCTACAATGTCACCAAAAATGATACAGGCAGATATTTGCTTGATGTTTTCAACGAGGTTGGAAACAACATCCAAGTGATTGAGATAGCTGTTGAGGGTAG GAAGATTGGAAGAAAGACATCAAATCCTACCAGTGATTATTGCATTCTCCTGCGTAACAGCAATAGCAGTGCCTATAGTTGCAATTTTGATCTACGTGTCAAGACAAGGAAAGATAAATGGATCCTACAATCTTGTAAAAGCACTCAGACTGAAAGTGTGATCGCACGAATATAA